The following coding sequences lie in one Desulfofalx alkaliphila DSM 12257 genomic window:
- a CDS encoding M23 family metallopeptidase, whose translation MKHLAKNAVKKTAKKAVKFAGRKLLLILAPFIPLILIFLAALFFIALLVASIYGSMAPQHAMTGVEQLPEKDKEIIRHYKDLCGFYNVKDTWLINEEAATPERGGAYESTPDAPFYPGTGTQKIGELVDRFRNDYKLRLEWPVVHSVGLFWAFSQGESEISESMREKFAEDTHPYYYYKKSQVITTTTGEGGESTTSIREVYLLVEAYTIYGHYQYHYEWHTTYGENSSTTAERLKDIQQILPNRWQRFDDYIIEAYELKADDDIELNRTFVLEAAEGYDKQKEWMDWLIDKVGFQYFVSSAMIPPDLIMYFKEAEEEYGIPWWFLAAVSFQESSFNPQAENSKSKCYGLMQLTPSNWEHYSALLGFDPVHDRDSPRAQIMCGAYMLAKLGLENVDWKRDDWQEQTLPILTFYGGFVKVPANKPYDSPEEWCRAEYASKIWDVAEGFTKHGSAIWPVPGYTHISSYYGWRDDPTGKTENREYHGGIDIPADTGTPIVSVSAGTVIVAASDQWNGNHVKIRDAMHQYTYCHMDSIDVKVGDIVQPGQVIGKVGSTGRSTGPHLHFEVVDLTNACRIDPLTLLQR comes from the coding sequence ATGAAGCATTTGGCCAAAAATGCTGTCAAAAAAACTGCCAAAAAGGCAGTGAAATTTGCAGGCCGTAAACTACTACTAATCCTAGCCCCTTTTATACCTTTAATACTTATCTTTTTAGCAGCATTGTTTTTCATAGCTCTTTTGGTGGCATCAATATATGGTAGCATGGCTCCCCAACATGCCATGACTGGTGTGGAACAACTGCCGGAAAAAGATAAAGAGATTATTCGCCACTACAAAGATTTGTGTGGTTTTTATAACGTAAAAGACACATGGCTAATTAACGAAGAAGCTGCCACGCCAGAACGAGGCGGAGCATACGAAAGCACACCCGATGCCCCTTTCTATCCCGGCACAGGCACACAGAAAATAGGTGAATTAGTAGACCGCTTCCGCAACGACTATAAGTTGCGATTAGAATGGCCGGTTGTGCATTCCGTTGGGTTATTCTGGGCTTTTTCCCAAGGCGAGTCAGAAATAAGCGAAAGTATGAGAGAGAAGTTTGCAGAAGATACTCACCCTTATTATTACTATAAAAAATCACAGGTGATTACCACAACTACGGGCGAAGGCGGGGAAAGCACGACTTCTATAAGAGAAGTCTACCTCTTAGTTGAAGCTTACACCATTTACGGACATTACCAGTATCACTATGAGTGGCATACTACGTATGGAGAAAATTCAAGTACCACTGCAGAAAGGTTAAAAGATATCCAGCAAATATTGCCTAACAGGTGGCAACGGTTTGATGATTACATAATAGAAGCATACGAACTTAAAGCTGACGATGATATAGAGTTAAACCGCACCTTTGTTCTAGAGGCAGCCGAAGGATACGACAAACAAAAAGAATGGATGGACTGGTTAATTGATAAAGTAGGGTTTCAATATTTTGTATCATCAGCTATGATACCCCCTGACCTCATAATGTATTTTAAAGAGGCAGAAGAAGAGTATGGTATTCCCTGGTGGTTTTTAGCAGCTGTATCTTTTCAAGAGAGCAGTTTTAACCCCCAGGCAGAAAACAGCAAAAGCAAGTGTTATGGCTTAATGCAGTTAACACCAAGCAACTGGGAACACTATTCGGCCCTGCTGGGATTTGATCCGGTACATGACCGTGATAGCCCACGTGCTCAAATAATGTGCGGTGCTTACATGTTGGCTAAATTAGGTTTGGAAAATGTTGATTGGAAAAGGGATGATTGGCAGGAGCAAACTTTACCTATACTTACTTTCTACGGAGGATTTGTAAAAGTACCAGCAAATAAACCTTATGATTCGCCAGAAGAATGGTGTCGGGCAGAATATGCTTCTAAAATATGGGACGTTGCCGAAGGATTTACTAAACATGGTTCTGCCATCTGGCCTGTGCCTGGATATACCCATATCAGTTCTTACTACGGCTGGAGAGATGATCCCACAGGCAAAACTGAAAACAGGGAGTATCATGGTGGGATTGATATTCCTGCAGATACCGGTACCCCCATAGTATCGGTATCTGCAGGAACAGTAATTGTAGCTGCCAGTGATCAATGGAATGGCAACCATGTTAAAATACGCGATGCTATGCATCAGTATACTTACTGCCATATGGATTCTATTGACGTTAAAGTGGGTGATATTGTGCAACCAGGGCAAGTAATCGGCAAGGTAGGTAGTACAGGCAGGAGTACCGGACCACACCTGCACTTTGAAGTAGTTGACTTAACTAACGCTTGCAGGATAGATCCGTTAACATTATTACAAAGATAG
- a CDS encoding VirB4 family type IV secretion system protein, producing MFLRKIKKKQDKQTKNLNLEKNVPKLQDLFAPDGLEEHKDFLHTGPSRYSRVYVLAIYPREINIGWLDRIYSLGDVDISIHVDPVPNRAVVVDLTRKVSSAQAQYMVYEKKGNILYLPELEQVIRDLEATRSNIQTNRDKLFYVLVTITLNARSLDELNAKSDNMEDILAASSTQIRTLMFRQLDGLKNGLPINTPTIPDYWRNMTTGGVAAMMPVANSDLSHPSGVFLGYNYHSGAPMFLDSFIGPPHLNNQHIAVFGGSGSGKSVLLKVVTILRSVAQGVRVVALDPEGECSRLVEGLLGGVVVKINSNTPSGINPFDVEPDIDDNGNIISINLNDKINEIRALVNSIIFNRSARHLTPVETAVLEDSIREVYTDKEITSDPNSIYRSASGELKEGAFAVGQVKKDMPTLTDLVEVLKTKTHAEELCILLAPFLRGGTLGMFDCQTTVDLKSHVISLDLSAIKDEFTRFYAMYVLLGWSWQKFAQGVLGVDKRIVLDEAWFFMKYQDSADFLENLSKRGRKYRTSLVVASQQIEDFLDKKEGRAVIGNCETFILLRQNAALVDHVVETFRLSGGCREYLQSFAPGEAIISIGGNLTAVKITPTAFEMPWVQTVRDWKEGGASGV from the coding sequence ATGTTTCTCCGCAAGATCAAGAAAAAGCAGGATAAGCAAACTAAGAATCTTAACTTAGAAAAAAACGTCCCTAAACTACAAGATTTGTTTGCACCAGATGGTTTGGAAGAACATAAAGACTTTTTGCATACCGGACCCTCCAGGTATTCAAGGGTATATGTCCTGGCTATTTATCCTAGGGAGATTAACATTGGATGGCTTGATCGTATCTACAGTTTGGGTGACGTTGACATTTCTATTCATGTAGACCCAGTACCAAATAGGGCAGTGGTAGTAGATTTAACTAGAAAAGTATCCTCTGCCCAGGCCCAATATATGGTCTATGAGAAAAAAGGCAATATACTATATTTGCCGGAGTTGGAGCAGGTAATTAGAGATTTGGAAGCAACACGCTCTAATATCCAAACCAATAGAGATAAGCTGTTTTATGTATTGGTGACAATAACTCTTAATGCCAGAAGTTTAGATGAGTTGAATGCCAAGTCCGACAACATGGAAGATATATTGGCAGCATCATCCACACAAATTAGAACATTGATGTTTCGTCAGCTAGACGGATTGAAAAATGGATTACCAATAAACACTCCTACAATTCCGGACTACTGGAGAAATATGACCACCGGAGGCGTGGCAGCTATGATGCCTGTTGCCAACAGTGATTTATCACATCCCTCTGGCGTTTTTTTAGGTTACAATTACCATTCGGGGGCACCGATGTTTCTGGATAGCTTCATTGGCCCACCACATCTAAATAACCAGCATATTGCAGTATTTGGTGGTTCCGGTTCAGGTAAAAGTGTGCTATTAAAGGTTGTAACTATCTTGCGGTCTGTGGCCCAAGGTGTTCGGGTTGTAGCCCTCGATCCCGAAGGAGAGTGCTCTCGCCTTGTTGAGGGCTTATTGGGCGGTGTAGTGGTAAAAATCAACTCTAATACCCCATCGGGTATAAACCCCTTTGATGTAGAACCAGACATTGATGATAACGGCAACATTATATCAATAAACCTAAACGACAAAATCAACGAGATTAGGGCATTGGTCAACTCTATTATTTTCAACAGATCTGCACGCCACCTTACTCCGGTAGAGACAGCCGTTCTTGAAGACAGTATTAGAGAGGTGTATACCGATAAAGAAATAACCTCTGACCCAAACAGCATATATCGGTCTGCCAGTGGTGAATTAAAAGAAGGCGCCTTTGCGGTAGGGCAAGTAAAAAAGGACATGCCTACTTTGACAGATCTAGTCGAGGTATTAAAAACAAAGACCCATGCCGAAGAATTGTGTATTCTACTAGCACCCTTTCTGCGTGGTGGAACCCTGGGAATGTTTGACTGTCAAACCACAGTGGACCTTAAAAGCCATGTTATATCTCTAGACTTATCTGCTATAAAAGATGAGTTTACGAGATTTTACGCCATGTACGTTTTGTTAGGGTGGAGTTGGCAGAAGTTTGCCCAAGGGGTGTTGGGTGTAGACAAAAGAATTGTATTAGACGAGGCTTGGTTTTTCATGAAGTACCAGGATAGTGCAGACTTTTTGGAAAACCTATCAAAAAGGGGTAGAAAGTACAGAACTTCTTTGGTGGTAGCCAGCCAACAAATAGAGGATTTTCTTGATAAAAAAGAAGGCAGGGCAGTCATAGGTAATTGTGAAACCTTCATTCTTTTAAGACAAAACGCAGCACTAGTGGATCATGTGGTCGAAACCTTTAGGTTGTCCGGTGGTTGCCGGGAGTATTTGCAGTCATTTGCCCCGGGAGAGGCCATAATATCAATTGGCGGTAATTTAACCGCGGTAAAAATAACGCCCACGGCCTTTGAGATGCCATGGGTACAAACAGTAAGGGACTGGAAGGAAGGAGGGGCTAGCGGTGTATAA